In Beutenbergia cavernae DSM 12333, the DNA window GCGACGTCACGAGCCCGCTCGATCCGCCCGCCGCGCAGGCGCCGGAAGACGAGCGAGGCGACGCCGGTCGCGGCGACCAGGAGCACGGAGATCTCGCCCATCGTGTCCCAGGCGCGGATGTCGACGAGCGTGACGTTGACGATGTTCTTGCCGTACCCGTACTCGTACGCCTCGGCCGGGAAGTACACGGAGATGGGCGCCTCGATGCGCGCCGTCGGGATGATGAGCGCGAGGAAGGCGAAGAACGCCCCGACGAGCACGCCGAGGGCGGCGCGCCACCACCGGCTCGCGGCGAGCGGGCGGTTCGAGAAGTACGGCGGGAGCCGGCGCAGCACGAGGACGAAGACGACGAGCGTGATCGTCTCGACCAGCACCTGGGTGAGCGCCAGGTCGGGGGCGCCCTGCAGCTCGAACAGGACCGCGACGCCGTACCCGCAGGCCCCGAGGAGGAGCACCGCCTTCATCCGCCGGCGGGAGCGGGCGGCGAGGATCGCGCCCAGGATCACGATGACGCCGACGACGAGCTGGACGGGCGTGTCCCAGGGGCGCACCGGGCCGGGCGTGCGACCGGAGGACAGCGCGGCCCAGCCGCCGACGACGACCCCGGTGAGCAGGATGATCGACAGGTACATCGGCAGCGAACCGCGCTGGGTGAAGCTCGTGATGTAGGCGGAGGCACGGTCCAGCCGGCGCATCGTCTGCCGGTAGGCGACGTCGGCGTCGAGGACCAGCTCGACACGGCCCTGTGCGGCCTCCACCCTGGTGCGCGCCACGAACAGCAGCGCGCCGAGGACGAACACGGCGAGCGTGAGGACGACGGGCCACCCGAAGCCACCCCAGAGCGTGAGGTGGCCGGGGTCGCCGGTCGGATACGTGTCGGCGAACGGCTCCAGCAGGCGCTCCCCGAGAGCGGGCACCAGACCCGCGGCGAGGCCGGCAACGGCGAGCACCGTGGGGGCCGCGAACATGGGCCAGGCCTCGCGGTCGACCTCCGTGTCGGCCAGGTCCTTCTTGATGCCGAAGGCACCCCACCAGAACCGCAGCCCGTACGCGACGGTCAGGATCGAGCCGAGCACGACGACGGCGAGCAGCATGATCGAGGTCGGGTCGCCGTCGTGCACGAATCCCTCGAGTGCCGCCTCCTTCGCGACGTAGCCGGCGAACGGGGGCAGCCCGATCATCGAGGCGGTCGCGAGACCGGCGACGACGGCGAGGAAGGGTTGCGTACGGACGAGGCCGGAGAGCTGGCGCAGGTCGCGCGTGCCGGCGGCGGCGTCGACGATCCCGACGCTGAGGAAGAGCGCCGCCTTGAACATGGCGTGGGCGCCGAGCAGGGCGAGGCCGGCGAGCGCGACGGCGCGACTCGGTTGGCCGACCAGGAGGATGAGGAACCCGAGCTGGCTCACGGTGCCGTAGGCGAGGAGGAGCTTGAGGTCGTGCTGGCGCAGCGCCCGGTAGCCACCGAGGATCATCGTGGCGGAGGCGAGCACGAGCAGCGTCCACTGCCAGGCCGGCAGGGTGGAGTACCCCGGGGCGAGCCGGGCCACGAGGTAGACGCCGGCCTTGACCATGGCCGCCGCGTGCAGGTAGGCGCTGACCGGGGTCGGGGCGGCCATCGCCGACGGCAGCCAGAAGTGGAACGGGACGAGCGCCGACTTGCTCACGGCCCCGACGAGGACGCACACGATCGCGATCGGGAGGAGCGGTGACTCGGGGGCGGAGGCCACGAGCTCCGTCAGGGAGTACGAGCCGCCCGGCAGCTCGCCGAGCATGACGAGACCGGCGAGCATGACGAGGCCGCCGAACGTCGTCACGATGATCGCCTGCATGGCCGCGCGGCGAGACACCTTGCGATCGAAGTAGTGGCCGATCAGCAGGTAGGAGAAGACGGTGGTCAGCTCCCAGAACGCGTACAGGGCGAAGGTGTTGTCGGTCGTGACGAGGCCGAGCATGGCGCCGGCGAAGGCGACGAACACCCCGGCGAAGCGGGGCAGGTTGCTGGCGCCGGAGGCGAAGTACCAGGCGCAGTACAGGAGCACCAGCGCGCCGACGCCACCCACGATCAGGACCATGAACCAGCCGAGGACGTCCAGGCGGAACGACAGGTCGATGCCGAGCGCCGGCACCCAGGACGTCGTCACGACCGGGGCGTCCCCGGCCATCACCGCAGGGGTCTGCGCGAGGGCCCACACGGTCGCGGAGAGGGGGGCGAGGGCGAGAACGGCGAACATGCGCCGCCCCCACAGGCGCACCAGCACAGGGCCGACCAGGGCCACCGCGAGGTGGACGGTCAGCAGCTGCAGCATGGGCGTCCCCGTCGTTCACGTGGAGGTCGGACGTGTGAAGTTGGCGGTCGTGGACTCGATCTCGGCCGCGGACACGCCCGGCGGGTACGCCGTCACCACCCTTGCGGGTGGTACGTGACACGGTCCGACGATCGTACCAAGGGCTCGGTGGTGGCCTGCCCGCGCATCCTCTCAGCGGGACGGCGTCGAGCGGCTCAGTGGGGCGACCTCGAGCGGCCCGCGGGCGACGGGGTCACGCGGCCGCCGCTCGGGGAGACTGCGTGCCTTCGTTGGGGTCCTCCCGCTCCCGGCGCGGCCCCGCGCCGGGAGCCTCCTGCCGCTCCCGGCGCAGGTTCGCACCGGCGGGAGCATCGCGACGTGCCCACGTGCCATCGATCGCGCGCCGGCGGACCACGCCCGACGGCGTCGTCCAGCTCGTCGAGCCATCGGCTTCCACGCTGAGCCGATGACCGGCGCGGGTCTTTAGGAGGTGATGCCGTCGACACAACGGCCGCAGGTTCCAGGCATCCGTCGGCCCCAGCGGAAAGGAGACCACGTGGTCCAGGTCGCACGACGTCGCCGGTACGGAGCATCCGGGCGCGACGCACGTGCCGTCGCGAGCACGCACGAGCCGCGCGAGCGCCGCCGGCGGGTGGTACGTCTCGCGTCCCGCGTCCCACTCAGTCGCCGCGCCTGGAACAGCTGTTGCGCGACGCCAAGCCTCGAGCTCCGCGTCGGTCACCACGACCCGGACCAGGCCCTCGGCCGCTAGCGCCCGAGCCGTCGCCGGATCGACCGCACCGTACCCGGTCAGCAGCGGCACAGGCTCCGGCGGTGCGGGCTCATCCTGGGCGCCGCCGAGCGCGCCTGCCGCGGCGCCGTCCTTCCCACCCGCGACCTCGCCCGCATCGTCCGGAAGACGACTCGGCCAGAGGTCCTCGGCGACGTCGTGCGCCGTCCCGACCCAGTCCTGCCCGCTCAGCGTCGCGACCGAGACACTGAGCTCGAGCCTGGCGGCCGGCCCGCTGAACCGGAACGACTCCACCTCCGGGGACTCCGAACGAGGGGGATGCTTCGGTTCCCTCGACGTCGTCGATTCCCGCTCACTCTTCCCCGCACGCGGGCCGGACGCCCCCAGAGCATCCCCCGCACGCGGGCCCGATTCCCGCACAGCCTCCCCCGCACCCAAGCCCGACGCCGGCA includes these proteins:
- a CDS encoding HNH endonuclease signature motif containing protein, which gives rise to MFETRADVTAAVSDGLQPEPVGVEEFAALASLDALPEHDGGSLSDAQVLDVVAGWAAVEARAAGAKRAWAAALARRPSQTPDWRELRRRVSVPSVAGDEIAVRVGVSRMAAARWIAEGELLAGKLGNVGVALQAGVIDAGKAREFVDALAEQDLPVVLAVCDEVLPEAPTLSQRQVATAIQRAVVRVDPQGASERHERAARRRCVERVRVLPDGMARLSAVLTAAQAAGVYAACEAAARAKRAAGDSRTLEQLRADALAALGAEALAQGRIGPEGSVEHRGAPTSPEAGDAAGRRAPGPGADEDVPASGLGAGEAVRESGPRAGDALGASGPRAGKSERESTTSREPKHPPRSESPEVESFRFSGPAARLELSVSVATLSGQDWVGTAHDVAEDLWPSRLPDDAGEVAGGKDGAAAGALGGAQDEPAPPEPVPLLTGYGAVDPATARALAAEGLVRVVVTDAELEAWRRATAVPGAATEWDAGRETYHPPAALARLVRARDGTCVAPGCSVPATSCDLDHVVSFPLGPTDAWNLRPLCRRHHLLKTRAGHRLSVEADGSTSWTTPSGVVRRRAIDGTWARRDAPAGANLRRERQEAPGAGPRREREDPNEGTQSPRAAAA
- a CDS encoding Na+/H+ antiporter subunit A, producing the protein MLQLLTVHLAVALVGPVLVRLWGRRMFAVLALAPLSATVWALAQTPAVMAGDAPVVTTSWVPALGIDLSFRLDVLGWFMVLIVGGVGALVLLYCAWYFASGASNLPRFAGVFVAFAGAMLGLVTTDNTFALYAFWELTTVFSYLLIGHYFDRKVSRRAAMQAIIVTTFGGLVMLAGLVMLGELPGGSYSLTELVASAPESPLLPIAIVCVLVGAVSKSALVPFHFWLPSAMAAPTPVSAYLHAAAMVKAGVYLVARLAPGYSTLPAWQWTLLVLASATMILGGYRALRQHDLKLLLAYGTVSQLGFLILLVGQPSRAVALAGLALLGAHAMFKAALFLSVGIVDAAAGTRDLRQLSGLVRTQPFLAVVAGLATASMIGLPPFAGYVAKEAALEGFVHDGDPTSIMLLAVVVLGSILTVAYGLRFWWGAFGIKKDLADTEVDREAWPMFAAPTVLAVAGLAAGLVPALGERLLEPFADTYPTGDPGHLTLWGGFGWPVVLTLAVFVLGALLFVARTRVEAAQGRVELVLDADVAYRQTMRRLDRASAYITSFTQRGSLPMYLSIILLTGVVVGGWAALSSGRTPGPVRPWDTPVQLVVGVIVILGAILAARSRRRMKAVLLLGACGYGVAVLFELQGAPDLALTQVLVETITLVVFVLVLRRLPPYFSNRPLAASRWWRAALGVLVGAFFAFLALIIPTARIEAPISVYFPAEAYEYGYGKNIVNVTLVDIRAWDTMGEISVLLVAATGVASLVFRRLRGGRIERARDVASSDLGGVWAGEESGRLMQQIARLRGSDAPAAEGQRNRQWLTAGATLAPERRSVIFEITTRLVFHTMIVFSVFLLFSGHNAPGGGFAAGLVAGIALVVRYLAGGRYELAEAAPINPGLLLGSGLFLSAGAGLVPVLFGGQVLQSAVLDVDLGPLGELHGSTALFFDIGVYLVVIGLALDVLRTLGAEIDRQGETEGSAAPDVAYDADDDGDSALAGAPAGTNTTRDDGGAT